The following are from one region of the Nicotiana tabacum cultivar K326 chromosome 3, ASM71507v2, whole genome shotgun sequence genome:
- the LOC107814572 gene encoding RNA polymerase II transcriptional coactivator KIWI-like, with amino-acid sequence MSRRFGKRKEEDEYASEGDNPPKKSSRTDDSDDADGIVVCEISKNRRVSVRSFQGKIMVDIREFYVKDGKQMPGRKGISLSMDQWNVLRDHADEIDELVANS; translated from the exons ATGTCGAGAAGGTTCGGAAAGAGAAAGGAAGAGGATGAGTACGCTTCAGAAGGCGACAATCCTCCTAAGAAATCTTCCAGAACTGATGATTCTGACGATGCTGATGGCATCGTCGTGTGTGAG ATTTCTAAGAATCGGAGAGTATCAGTTAGGAGCTTTCAAGGGAAGATAATGGTGGATATTCGTGAGTTTTATGTTAAAGATGGCAAGCAAATGCCTGGCAGAAAAG GCATCTCATTGAGTATGGATCAGTGGAATGTACTCAGAGATCATGCAGATGAAATTGATGAGCTTGTCGCGAACAGCTAA